In Sphaeramia orbicularis chromosome 15, fSphaOr1.1, whole genome shotgun sequence, a single genomic region encodes these proteins:
- the LOC115433854 gene encoding forkhead box protein G1-like — protein MEDVKDPPTVHRSSSFSIKSLLLPSKCDRPDSAAAAAVLGVPGTLSPSPGSDSDKSLEPPDADSAAAAALDPEKPGKEEQGEEEEEGGGGGGGGDGGAKATPEQNSTGANSGKNGKYDKPPFSYNALIMMAIRQSPEKRLTLNGIYEFIMKNFPYYREHKQGWQNSIRHNLSLNKCFVKVPRHYDDPGKGNYWMLDPSSDDVFIGGTTGKLRRRSATSRGKLAMKRGLRFAPLGLGINERANNPLYWQISPFLSLHHHHHHHPHYNGSSPGFLNQATGYGSLLPAVEQLSNGDLGRSILGGSAAGALSLTNTYGMSTSPVGLLSGQTAGYFVSGTQHAPASAPGPPGGAGPPPPPPPHLAQGGPGFGGLAGGGSPQTLLSDTLRNSSLPAFSPGVSPGFPGVLSHQKRVTPNAFLN, from the coding sequence ATGGAGGATGTAAAAGACCCCCCGACCGTCCACCGGTCCTCCTCCTTCAGCATCAAGAGCCTCCTGCTGCCCTCCAAGTGCGACAGACCGGactccgccgccgccgccgcggTCCTCGGTGTCCCGGGCACCCTGTCTCCCTCTCCGGGCTCCGACTCAGACAAGTCCCTGGAGCCGCCGGATGCGGACTCCGCGGCCGCCGCGGCTCTGGACCCGGAGAAACCGGGCAAGGAGGAgcagggggaagaggaggaggagggcggaGGGGGCGGCGGCGGAGGGGACGGCGGCGCCAAGGCGACACCGGAGCAGAACAGCACCGGCGCTAACAGCGGCAAAAACGGTAAATACGACAAGCCTCCTTTCAGCTACAACGCCCTGATCATGATGGCCATCAGGCAGAGCCCGGAGAAGCGGCTGACGCTCAACGGCATCTACGAGTTCATCATGAAGAACTTCCCGTATTACCGGGAGCACAAGCAGGGCTGGCAGAACTCCATCCGCCACAACCTCAGCCTCAATAAGTGCTTCGTCAAGGTGCCCCGGCACTACGACGACCCGGGCAAGGGCAACTACTGGATGTTGGACCCGAGCAGCGACGATGTTTTTATCGGGGGGACCACCGGGAAGCTCCGCCGGCGGTCCGCCACCTCCCGGGGCAAACTGGCCATGAAACGCGGGCTGCGCTTCGCTCCTCTGGGTTTGGGGATTAACGAGCGGGCGAACAACCCCCTGTACTGGCAGATCTCCCCCTTCCTGTCcctgcaccaccaccaccatcaccacccgCACTACAACGGATCCTCCCCGGGCTTTTTGAACCAGGCCACCGGCTACGGGTCTCTGCTGCCGGCGGTGGAGCAGCTGAGTAACGGGGACCTGGGCCGCTCCATCCTGGGCGGCTCCGCCGCGGGGGCGCTGAGTTTAACGAACACTTACGGGATGAGCACGTCTCCGGTCGGGCTGCTGTCCGGACAGACCGCCGGCTATTTTGTCTCAGGGACCCAGCACGCGCCCGCGTCGGCACCGGGGCCGCCGGGAGGAGCGGGTCCGCCGCCGCCTCCGCCGCCGCACCTGGCGCAGGGCGGCCCGGGGTTCGGGGGCCTGGCGGGCGGCGGCTCCCCGCAGACTCTGCTGTCGGACACGCTCAGAAACAGCTCCTTACCGGCCTTCTCCCCGGGCGTGTCCCCGGGTTTTCCTGGGGTGCTGTCCCATCAAAAGAGAGTGACCCCAAACGCCTTCCtaaactga